AAGACATCTTCATTTTGAATTGGGTGTTGCGATTAAATTCAATTCCTGTGAACCAGCGCAATCCTTTACATACATTTATAATCCAGCAGCAGTGTTTCTAAATGGCGATCGCTAACCGTTATAATCTGCTTATGTCAGCACCACTCTCAACTAAAGTCTTTACCCTTGCTTTAGTCACCAACTTATTGGGGATGAGTATTTATTATGAGCCAACCTTTGCTCAAGTTGGTGAATATTGTCAATTTGATCGCGAAGCGATCGCGACTAAAGAAAATTTACGTAATGCTGCTTTTCAAGACGCAAGCAAAGGTGCAAATCTAGAGGCTAACAAAGCATATCAAGCGATCATCAAAGAACACAGCCAAGCTTTAAATACCTGTCGCCAAAAATCTTGGCTCAAAAACCAAGGAATTTGGCTACGCCTATATCCCTGTGATCTACTATCAGGCAAGCTTGATGAAGTTATGGATCGAATTGTGAATAAGGGATATAACCAAGTCTTTATAGAGGTTCTCTCTGATGGCAAGATTCTGTTACCACAATCAGAGAATACAACTGCTTGGAATTCTCTAGTTCTATCGGAGAAGTATAAAAATGCAGATTTATTGAAACTGGCGATCTCGAAGGGGCAAGAACGCGGGATTAAGGTTCATGCATGGATATTCACGTTGAATGTGGGTACTGGCTATGGGAGAGGCATAGATCGTAATGGATTGTCGAAACTAACCGTGGCTCGTCAAAATGCGATCGCTCGCAATGCCAATGGTGATAGTACAATTTCTATAGTTGAGAACTTGGGAAAAAATATTGCAGGAGAAGTTCCTACTAAAGATCAATTATTTGTCGATCCCTACAATTATCAAGCTCAAAGTGATTTGTATCTGGCAGTGAATGAGGTCGTCAAGCGCAAACCTGATGGAGTGGTATTTGATTATGTTCGTTATAAGCGCGGCGCAGGTGCTGCCTCAGTGGTAAGCAATGTCCGCTATCTGTGGATCTATGGAGCATCATCATTACAAGCTCTACGCGATCGCGCTGAGAATTTCCAAGGCAGAGAAATTATCAACCGCTTTCTCAAACAGGGTTATGTCACGCCAAACGATCTTAAAGTAGTTAAAAAACTCTATCCCCAAGAAACAGAACCTCTCTGGCAAGGTCGCCAACCATCTGATCAATCTGGTCAAAAAGAGCCTGCGATCGCATACTGGCAGAAAGAACTATGGCAACTGGCTGTTGGCCATGCTTTTATTGGTGTGACCTATTATTTAGATACTGTTTCCAAGCCTGTTTTTCAGCAAAAAATTCCTGCTAGTATTGCCTTCTTTTCCGATGGCAATCAACCAGTAGGCGAAGGATTTGATTCGCGAATGCAGCCTTGGCATTTGTTCACTAGTTCCTATGAGTGGCAACCGATGGCATATGCTGTCTGCGGTAAGCCAGACTGTATCGTGGATCAGGTTCGTCGTGTTGCTCAATATGCTCCGAGTGGGACGAAAATCGCGCCGATTTTAGTCGGTCAATGGAATGAACCCTTTACAAATCGTCCATCCTTGGAAGTGCAAATGCAAGCAATTCGATCAGCCATACCTGCGATTACTTCTATTAGTCATTTTGCCTTTGGCTGGCAAGTAGAAGAAGTAGCACTTTCGCGATCGCGCCAAATATGTAAGCTCTAAAAAAGATAGGCGGCATAGAGTGCCACCTATCTTTTTGATTTTTGAATCGTCCTAAGCTTCGTGTTGAGATTTAGTCATCATCACCACGATCGCGACGTTCGACTTTTACGATTGTACCGAAACCAGGGATTAAACGACTAGGTAACCCAACAAAAACCACTCTCACAACTTGGGTAGTAGTGGTAGTAGTAGAAGTGTTGTTAGAAGTGTTGGTAGAGGTGTTGTTAGAAGTATTCGTGGAGGTGTTATTAGAAGTGTTGTTAGAAGTGTTGTTAGAAGTGTTGTTGGAAGTGTTGTTGGAAGTGTTATTAGAAGTATTGTTGGAGGTGTTGCTAGAATTAGCGATCGCTGTCAACAAAGCTTGATAAGACACCTCGCTAAAATAGTAGAGGTTCTTCTTCTGGAGATTGACGAAAACAAGCTTGTCTACCGCATTGCTATTGCCTAGAGAGACAGGATCACTATCTTCTACGTCAGAAGACTTGGACTCTACATAGTTCAGCAAGCTCTGATTGTTGACAAGCACAAGCAGGAATTTATTTTTGCCAGGAGCCAAGAACTTGGGACTTAAACCAACCAATTTCAACAGTTTAGGGTTTTTGACAATAATCAGAATTGTCTCAGTGCTGGTACTTGGTACAGTCGTTGCACTAGATGGAACAATCAGATTTCCACTAGTGATGTCTCCCTTCAACGTATATGTGCCGCCGCTGAGCGTGGCGGTCTTTAGCGTGCCGACAATTGCAGTTTTAGCGTCTGTGAATGTTCCCACTTGAGTAGGAATTGAGCCAGAAGCCAAACCAGTAGCACGCACTTGATCATCAACAAAGAAATCGTTTGTTGTATTATTCAAACTGTTAAGGGTTTGAAATGTAAACTTGGTAAGTTGCGCCGAGCCATAGGGAGTCAGCACTGTGGGGATGCTATTGCCAACTGTTGTCCCATCATTAAAACGAGTGACATCAAATTTGCCACTGGTAATAGGAATAACAACAGTATTGGCGGGTAATGCGGAAATGTTTGCAGTGGGAACTTGAATAAAAGAGTCTTTTTGAATGGAGCCAGTCACTGTTGCTGGAGCTGCTAAAGCCGAGACATTACCAGTAGCAGTGGTGGTGACAACTTTTCCTTTGATGGTGGTGTCAGCATTTGTGAAATTTGCAGTTGTACCAGTGT
This window of the Pseudanabaena sp. BC1403 genome carries:
- a CDS encoding family 10 glycosylhydrolase is translated as MAIANRYNLLMSAPLSTKVFTLALVTNLLGMSIYYEPTFAQVGEYCQFDREAIATKENLRNAAFQDASKGANLEANKAYQAIIKEHSQALNTCRQKSWLKNQGIWLRLYPCDLLSGKLDEVMDRIVNKGYNQVFIEVLSDGKILLPQSENTTAWNSLVLSEKYKNADLLKLAISKGQERGIKVHAWIFTLNVGTGYGRGIDRNGLSKLTVARQNAIARNANGDSTISIVENLGKNIAGEVPTKDQLFVDPYNYQAQSDLYLAVNEVVKRKPDGVVFDYVRYKRGAGAASVVSNVRYLWIYGASSLQALRDRAENFQGREIINRFLKQGYVTPNDLKVVKKLYPQETEPLWQGRQPSDQSGQKEPAIAYWQKELWQLAVGHAFIGVTYYLDTVSKPVFQQKIPASIAFFSDGNQPVGEGFDSRMQPWHLFTSSYEWQPMAYAVCGKPDCIVDQVRRVAQYAPSGTKIAPILVGQWNEPFTNRPSLEVQMQAIRSAIPAITSISHFAFGWQVEEVALSRSRQICKL